Proteins from one Setaria italica strain Yugu1 chromosome V, Setaria_italica_v2.0, whole genome shotgun sequence genomic window:
- the LOC101781773 gene encoding ABC transporter G family member 38, translated as MTYNGYGLDEFVPQKTAAYISQNDVHDGEMTVKEVLDFSARCQGVGQRYELLKELAKKERQQGIYPDPEVDLFMKATSVHGATLQTDYILRILGLDMCADVIVGNELMRGISGGQKKRLTTGEMLVGPTKVLFMDEISTGLDSSTTFQIVKCIQQIVHLGEATVLVSLLQPAPEVFELFDDVMLLSEGQIVYQGPREYVLEFFERCGFRCPERKGVADFLQEVTSKKDQEQYWIQNEKPYHYVSVPDFVAKFKKFHMGKSLKKQLSVPFHKRKIHKSALVFSEQSVPTLELLKTSWSKEWLLMKRNSFVYVFKIVQGILIALVASTVFLRTQMHTRNEEDGQLYIGALVYVMIVNMFNGFAESSLILARLAVLYKHRDFLFHRPWTFTLPNVLLRVPASLFESIVWAAITYYTIGFAPEASRFFKHLIAVFFIQQMSAALFRFVSGMCRTVVITNTVGSLAVLFMFVLGGFILPKDVISKWLIWGYYCSPLTYGYIALAANEMHSPRWMDKFTPDGRRLGVAVLENAGIFTNKEWYWIATGALLGFTVLFNVLFTLSLMYLNPVGKPQAILPEETDTTLSLESTQEGKKMSDITQRTKVPTPEPLSPNSMITLDKVLERLRGQSSNTSDRSHINASVRTAPGRGMILPFEPLSMSFSDINYYVDMPAEMKSQGVAADKLQLLSGISGAFRPGVLTALMGVSGSGKTTLMDVLSGRKTGGYIEGEIYISGYPKNQATFARISGYCEQNDIHSPQITVRESLLFSAFMRLPKEVTNQEKKIFVDEVMELVELNGLKDAIVGLPGVNGLSTEQRKRLTIAVELVANPSIIFMDEPTSGLDARAAAIVMRTVRNTVNTGRTVVCTIHQPSIDIFEAFDELLLMKRGGQIIFSGPLGRNSHKVVEYFEAIHGVPKIKEGCNPATWMLDVSSTATEVQLKIDFAEHYKSSVVYQRTKALVKELSKPPPGSSDLYFPTQYSRNAFDQFKFCLWKQWLTYWRSPDYNLVRMVFALFTALLLGIIFWRVGRKMKSSTDLLIIIGSMYFAVAFVGFENCITAQSVIAVERTVFYRERAAGMYSAIPFALSQVVVEIPYVFVETVIYTLIVYSMMSFQWTPAKFFWFFYISFLTFLYFTYYGMMSVAITPNPQVASIFAAAFYSLFNLFSGFIIPRSKIPKWWIWYYWICPVAWTVYGLIVSQYGDVEDFIKVPGQPDKQVKAFIKDFFGYDPDFIGVVAAVLAGFTLLFAFTYVYCIKRFNFQQR; from the exons ATGACCTACAACGGGTACGGGCTGGACGAGTTCGTGCCGCAGAAGACGGCGGCGTACATCAGCCAGAACGACGTCCACGACGGCGAGATGACCGTCAAGGAGGTCCTCGACTTCTCCGCGAGGTGCCAGGGTGTCGGCCAGAGATACG AGCTGCTCAAGGAGCTCGCGAAGAAGGAGAGGCAGCAGGGGATATATCCCGACCCGGAGGTCGACCTGTTCATGAAG GCCACTTCAGTTCATGGAGCCACTCTGCAGACGGACTACATTCTCAGG ATCCTCGGGCTGGACATGTGCGCGGACGTCATCGTCGGCAACGAGCTGATGCGCGGCATCTCCGGCGGCCAGAAGAAGCGCCTCACCACAG GGGAGATGCTGGTCGGCCCGACCAAGGTGCTGTTCATGGACGAGATCTCCACGGGCCTCGACAGCTCCACCACCTTCCAGATCGTCAAGTGCATCCAGCAGATCGTCCACCTGGGCGAGGCCACCGTCCTGGTGTCGCTGCTCCAGCCCGCGCCGGAGGTCTTCGAGCTCTTCGACGACGTCATGCTGCTGTCCGAGGGTCAAATCGTCTACCAGGGGCCCCGGGAGTACGTGCTCGAGTTCTTCGAGCGGTGTGGGTTCCGCTGCCCGGAGAGGAAAGGCGTCGCTGATTTCTTGCAGGAG GTTacatcaaagaaagatcagGAACAGTACTGGATACAGAACGAAAAACCATATCACTATGTATCAGTGCCTGACTTTGTGGCTAAGTTCAAGAAGTTTCATATGGGGAAGAGCCTCAAAAAGCAACTTTCAGTTCCTTTCCACAAGAGAAAAATACACAAATCCGCTTTGGTCTTCTCTGAGCAGTCTGTTCCTACTTTGGAGCTTCTCAAGACCTCATGGTCCAAGGAATGGCTTCTTATGAAGAGAAACTCATTTGTCTATGTTTTTAAAATAGTTCAG gGAATCCTGATTGCCTTAGTAGCATCAACAGTTTTCCTGCGAACACAAATGCATACAAGAAATGAGGAAGACGGACAACTTTACATAGGAGCACTTGTTTATGTCATGATAGTTAACATGTTCAATGGTTTTGCTGAGTCATCTCTTATTTTGGCAAGGCTCGCTGTTCTTTACAAACACAGGGACTTCTTGTTCCATCGACCATGGACTTTTACACTTCCGAATGTTCTATTGAGAGTCCCTGCCTCCCTGTTTGAGTCGATAGTTTGGGCAGCTATAACTTATTACACCATCGGTTTTGCCCCTGAAGCCAGCAG GTTCTTCAAACATTTGATTGCCGTCTTCTTTATCCAGCAGATGTCTGCAGCACTCTTCAGATTCGTCTCTGGCATGTGCAGAACAGTGGTCATAACTAATACAGTAGGATCACTTGCAGTCCTTTTCATGTTTGTACTAGGAGGATTCATTCTACCGAAAG ATGTAATTTCAAAATGGTTGATATGGGGTTATTATTGTTCACCTCTAACATATGGATACATTGCTCTTGCCGCTAATGAGATGCATTCTCCAAGGTGGATGGACAAATTT ACACCTGATGGTAGGAGATTGGGAGTGGCAGTTCTTGAAAACGCAGGTATCTTCACCAATAAGGAATGGTACTGGATTGCAACGGGTGCACTTCTAGGGTTCACTGTTCTGTTCAATGTGTTATTCACACTGTCACTTATGTACCTAAATC CTGTCGGAAAACCACAGGCAATCTTGCCTGAAGAAACTGATACAACTTTAAGTCTAGAGAGCACTCAGGAAGGAAAGAAGATGTCAGATATAACACAGAGAACTAAAGTCCCAACACCAGAACCTTTATCCCCAAACTCAATGATCACAT TGGATAAAGTGCTTGAACGATTACGTGGCCAATCCTCTAATACTTCTGATAGATCACACATAAATGCTTCTGTCAGAACTGCTCCAGGAAGAGGGATGATTCTTCCATTCGAACCCCTCTCCATGTCCTTCAGTGACATAAATTACTATGTTGACATGCCTGCA GAGATGAAGAGTCAAGGAGTAGCTGCTGATAAGCTTCAGCTACTGTCAGGGATATCTGGGGCTTTTCGACCTGGTGTTCTTACTGCCCTTATGGGTGTGAGTGGGTCTGGAAAGACTACTCTCATGGATGTTCTGTCTGGAAGGAAAACTGGCGGATATATTGAAGGAGAAATCTATATATCTGGTTACCCTAAGAACCAAGCAACATTTGCAAGAATATCAGGTTACTGTGAGCAAAATGACATCCACTCTCCACAGATCACTGTAAGGGAGTCCCTACTCTTTTCTGCTTTCATGCGTCTTCCTAAGGAGGTCACCAATCAAGAAAAGAAG ATATTCGTGGATGAAGTTATGGAACTGGTTGAGCTTAATGGTCTCAAGGATGCTATTGTGGGTCTCCCTGGTGTGAACGGGCTCTCAACAGAACAAAGAAAGAGATTGACGATTGCCGTAGAGCTTGTGGCAAACCCCTCAATTATTTTCATGGATGAACCTACTTCAGGTCTTGATGCAAGGGCTGCTGCAATTGTTATGAGAACTGTTCGGAACACTGTAAATACTGGAAGAACCGTTGTCTGCACTATCCATCAACCAAGTATTGACATTTTTGAAGCTTTCGACGAG CTGCTTTTAATGAAAAGAGGAGGCCAGATCATATTCTCTGGGCCATTGGGTAGGAACTCACACAAAGTTGTTGAATACTTTGAG GCAATTCATGGAGTCCCAAAGATCAAAGAGGGGTGCAACCCTGCTACATGGATGCTGGATGTAAGCTCAACTGCTACAGAGGTTCAGTTGAAGATTGATTTTGCGGAACATTACAAGTCATCAGTTGTGTATCA GCGGACCAAAGCGTTAGTCAAAGAGCTGAGCAAGCCGCCTCCTGGTTCTAGTGACCTCTACTTCCCCACTCAATACTCGCGGAACGCCTTTGATCAGTTCAAATTCTGCCTCTGGAAGCAATGGTTGACTTACTGGAGAAGCCCTGACTACAACCTTGTCAGAATGGTCTTTGCATTATTTACTGCCTTATTGCTGGGGATTATATTTTGGAGGGTTGGTCGTAAGAT GAAGAGTTCAACAGATCTTCTGATCATCATCGGATCAATGTATTTTGCTGTTGCGTTTGTTGGTTTTGAAAATTGTATAACTGCTCAATCTGTTATTGCTGTGGAAAGGACTGTCTTTTACAGAGAGCGTGCAGCCGGAATGTACTCAGCTATACCCTTTGCTCTCTCACAG GTTGTTGTGGAGATACCATATGTGTTCGTCGAGACTGTCATCTACACTCTTATTGTGTACTCAATGATGTCTTTCCAGTGGACACCAGCAAAATTCTTCTGGTTCTTCTACATTTCATTCCTTACCTTCCTCTATTTCACATACTATGGTATGATGAGTGTTGCCATAACACCGAACCCTCAGGTTGCTTCCATATTTGCTGCTGCCTTCTACTCTCTCTTTAATCTCTTCTCAGGATTCATCATTCCAAGATCG AAAATCCCGAAATGGTGGATCTGGTACTATTGGATTTGTCCAGTGGCATGGACGGTTTATGGTCTGATTGTGTCACAATATGGTGATGTGGAGGATTTTATCAAGGTGCCTGGCCAGCCCGATAAGCAAGTCAAGGCTTTCATCAAGGACTTCTTCGGCTATGACCCAGACTTCATTGGTGTAGTAGCGGCAGTGCTGGCTGGCTTTACTCTTCTCTTCGCTTTTACATATGTTTACTGCATAAAGAGATTTAATTTCCAACAGAGATAG
- the LOC101782170 gene encoding lachrymatory-factor synthase → MDHGTDGAAAPAVWRGSVRAVASGPSPDAAWALLRDFFSLDRWVSTVRTCRRVEGLPGCVRYCEGPVNMAAAAAAPAGEGEAAAVGWSKERLLEADNAGRWYSYEVVESNKGIGRYRATLRVEHDPAGCAVAWSFEADPVEGWTQEGFLGFLDKLARGVARRLEEEINVIEGDGV, encoded by the coding sequence ATGGATCACGGCAcggacggggcggcggcgccggcagtgTGGCGCGGCTCGGTGCGCGCCGTGGCGTCGGGGCCTTCGCCCGACGCGGCGTGGGCGCTGCTCCGCGACTTCTTCTCGCTGGACCGGTGGGTGTCCACCGTGCGGACGTGCCGGCGCGTGGAGGGGCTGCCCGGGTGCGTGCGCTACTGCGAGGGCCCCGTGAacatggccgcggccgcggcggcgccggcgggggagggggaggccgccgccgtggggtGGTCCAAGGAGCGGCTGCTGGAGGCGGACAACGCCGGGCGGTGGTACAGCTACGAGGTGGTGGAGAGCAACAAGGGGATCGGTAGGTACCGCGCCACCCTGCGGGTGGAGCACGACCCGGCCGGGTGCGCCGTCGCGTGGTCGTTCGAGGCCGACCCAGTAGAAGGGTGGACGCAGGAGGGGTTCTTGGGGTTCCTGGACAAGCTCGCGCGTGGCGTCGCCCGGCGGCTCGAGGAGGAGATCAATGTAATCGAGGGCGATGGCGTGTAG
- the LOC101755990 gene encoding pentatricopeptide repeat-containing protein At1g77170, mitochondrial, whose product MSIRPRQQNRESEILPPEFKYADGATAIPSHRLTGMPAAHAPAAYRDPLPPHHHAADLAAARLESCADGRLPPRIHARLLRRGLLLLPFHWNALTRAYLHLGSPRSALRAAACMLAHGAALDHYTFPLALKAAAQAEPPGSSLRLQLHAAAVKRGLARHPFTESALISGYAKAGDLGAARRVFDENPNRELGSWNAIISGLSQAGEPMEALALFHELRRGGMVPDDLTMVSVASACCVLGDIGLAEQLHKCILQCQRSGRLDVTLSNALVDMYAKCGRTDLARRVFDRMPVRDVSSWTTMITGLATHGEEQGALDMFDNMQREPVPPNRVTMLAVLSACAHGGLVDRGLGLLKQMEDGEIKVVPTVEHYGCVVDMLGRVGRVDEARALVEQRMPMEGNVVIWGTLLGACEKHGNVSVGEWAAERLVEAEPWNDGVYVVLSNIYAAAGMWGEVERVRKIMSERNVVKSPGCSL is encoded by the coding sequence ATGAGCATCAGGCCAAGGCAACAAAACAGAGAGTCAGAGATCCTTCCGCCAGAATTCAAATACGCTGATGGTGCCACTGCCATCCCGTCTCACCGACTCACCGGTATGCCCGCCGCTCACGCCCCCGCCGCGTATCGCGATCCCCTCCCGCctcaccaccacgccgccgacctcgccgcggcCCGGCTCGAGTCCTGCGCCGACGGGCGCCTCCCGCCGCGGATCCACGCGCGCCTCctgcgccgcggcctcctcctgctGCCCTTCCACTGGAACGCCCTCACCCGCGCCTACCTCCACCTCGGCTCGCCCCGCTCCGctctccgcgccgccgcgtgcATGCTGGCCCACGGCGCCGCGCTCGACCACTACACGTTCCCGCTCGCCCTCAAGGCCGCGGCCCAGGCCGAGCCCCCCGGGTCCAGCCTGCGCCTGCAGcttcacgccgccgccgtcaagcGCGGCCTCGCGCGCCACCCGTTCACCGAGAGCGCGCTCATCAGCGGCTACGCGAAGGCTGGCGACCTGGGCGCCGCCCGCAGGGTGTTCGACGAAAACCCGAACCGGGAACTCGGCTCGTGGAACGCCATCATAAGCGGACTCTCGCAAGCCGGCGAGCCCATGGAGGCACTGGCATTGTTTCATGAGCTGAGGAGGGGTGGCATGGTACCGGATGATCTCACCATGGTGAGTGTTGCGTCGGCGTGCTGTGTGCTTGGCGATATTGGCTTGGCGGAGCAGCTGCACAAGTGCATCTTACAATGCCAGCGCTCCGGCCGGCTTGATGTGACGCTGTCCAATGCGTTGGTTGACATGTATGCCAAGTGTGGTCGCACGGACCTTGCAAGAAGGGTGTTTGATAGAATGCCTGTCAGGGATGTGTCCTCATGGACAACCATGATTACAGGGCTTGCAACGCATGGCGAGGAGCAGGGTGCGTTGGATATGTTTGATAATATGCAGAGAGAACCAGTACCACCAAATAGGGTGACAATGTTGGCAGTGCTCTCTGCTTGTGCTCATGGAGGGCTGGTGGATAGAGGGCTGGGTTTGCTGAAGCAAATGGAAGATGGGGAAATCAAGGTAGTGCCAACTGTTGAACACTACGGGTGTGTGGTTGATATGCTTGGTAGAGTTGGCCGTGTGGATGAGGCACGTGCTTTGGTGGAGCAGAGGATGCCCATGGAGGGAAATGTGGTGATATGGGGAACATTGCTCGGTGCATGCGAGAAGCACGGGAATGTGAGTGTTGGGGAGTGGGCAGCAGAAAGGCTTGTAGAGGCTGAACCATGGAACGACGGGGTTTATGTGGTGTTGTCCAACATTTATGCTGCTGCTGGGATGTGGGGTGAGGTCGAGAGGGTGAGGAAGATTATGTCGGAGAGGAATGTCGTGAAGTCTCCTGGCTGCAGCCTGTAG
- the LOC101782578 gene encoding CASP-like protein 3A1 — protein MGSIGNGRSVSAVGIQMPPEGSKTVLEPVSLPVTTSPVPRWPRLGVIMVATRVAALVMALLSVSLMVSSKQRGILTIFGIEIPLHANWSFSYSLQFLVGMSAASAAYSLAHLLLIAHKAVKKVPMVPSRRQTWLLFAGDQVFSLAMMSAGSAAAAVSNLNRTGIRHTALPNFCKPLPRFCDLSAASIACAFLSCVFLATSAVIDVIWLSSP, from the exons ATGGGTTCCATTGGTAATGGTCGAAGTGTCTCAGCGGTTGGCATCCAGATGCCACCGGAGGGTAGCAAGACGGTGCTGGAGCCAGTATCACTTCCAGTGACAACATCTCCAGTGCCAAGGTGGCCACGGCTGGGCGTAATTATGGTGGCAACCCGAGTTGCAGCCTTGGTGATGGCGCTGCTTTCGGTGTCTCTAATGGTCTCCTCCAAGCAGCGGGGCATTCTCACCATATTTGGCATTGAGATCCCGCTCCATGCTAATTGGTCCTTTTCTTATTCCCTGCA ATTCTTGGTTGGGATGTCTGCAGCCTCAGCTGCCTACTCGTTGGCTCATCTCCTCTTGATTGCACACAAGGCCGTGAAGAAGGTTCCCATGGTTCCTTCCCGGCGACAAACATGGCTGCTGTTTGCTGGTGATCAG GTGTTTTCTCTTGCGATGATGAGCGCGGGatcagcagcggcagcggtgtCCAATCTGAACCGCACCGGCATCCGGCACACGGCGCTGCCCAACTTCTGCAAGCCGCTGCCACGTTTCTGCGACCTCTCGGCGGCCTCCATCGCTTGCGCCTTCCTCAGCTGCGTCTTCCTCGCGACTTCCGCCGTAATCGACGTTATCTGGTTGTCAAGTCCGTGA
- the LOC101782988 gene encoding ultraviolet-B receptor UVR8 has protein sequence MPPKVVAIAAGEVHTLALTGDGEVYSWGRGPFGRLGTGREDDELVPTAVAPAVCVSGGRPRPRFVAVAAGAYHSLALDDEGSLWSWGYNLYGQLGYGDQNSLFPCLVEQFQDLDPPETLDDEAQSTHDLTSLKLSSVKAGGMMSFAIDSLGGLWMWGNCPQQTDAGEFCIASSSIPLPVWDFHGHTVVKVACGNEHVVAAVSAGETYTGGDLVCYAWGNNNHGQLGLGDKESRSRPVLISAFSEESSWEVYEIACGASHTAVLTNKKSFDQIESRCWTFGLGDKGQLGHGTTATICSPQPVDGLPTGSFLISLDCGLFHTTVVSSDGEVWCWGMERGLGLCPDASYSGVDAGDALSPIRVQSPETNGFNFLGPVQIACGAAHTVLVAGDGYRMWAWGRGRSGVLGRGQTADSYIPCVVMWPPLGENFQEIHEDRTEASTSRVTDRTSTELEQKLSAATEELQFLRSKLTLMERYANILHISIFRKPLDERTLPRSLQESPVFDIRKEFENILDAADTDELNRLEIFYRSMLSGVKDKLLKRRVQEMVQQCIISLSAGRQTPQDQ, from the exons ATGCCGCCCAAGGTGGTCGCCATCGCCGCGGGCGAGGTCCACACGCTCGCCCTCACGG GTGACGGGGAGGTGTACTCGTGGGGCAGGGGCCCGTTCGGCCGCCTCGGGACCGGCCGCGAGGACGACGAGCTCGTCCCCACCGCCGTGGCGCCGGCGGTCTGCGTCAGCGGTGGGAGGCCGAGGCCCAGGTtcgtggccgtcgccgccggggccTACCACAGCCTCGCGCTGGacg ACGAAGGTTCACTCTGGTCATGGGGCTACAATCTCT ATGGTCAGCTTGGCTACGGGGATCAGAATTCCCTTTTTCCATGTTTGGTTGAGCAATTTCAGGATCTGGATCCTCCTGAAACACTGGATGATGAAGCCCAGAGCACACATGATCTGACTTCTTTGAAG CTGTCTTCTGTCAAAGCTGGTGGCATGATGTCTTTTGCCATAGACAGTTTGGGGGGCCTTTGGATGTGGGGAAATTGCCCACAGCAGACTGATGCTGGAGAGTTTTGTATCGCAAGTAGCTCTATTCCACTACCTGTGTGGGATTTCCATGGACACACCGTTGTTAAGGTTGCCTGTGGTAATGAGCATGTAGTAGCTGCAGTTAGTGCTGGGGAGACCTATACAGGAGGTGACCTTGTTTGTTATGCTTGGGGAAATAACAACCATGGTCAGTTGGGTCTAGGTGACAAGGAAAGTAGATCTCGTCCTGTGCTTATCTCAGCATTTAGTGAAGAATCTTCTTGGGAGGTGTATGAAATTGCATGTGGAGCTTCCCACACTGCCGTCCTCACCAATAAGAAGTCGTTTGACCAGATAGAATCTCGGTGCTGGACGTTTGGCCTTGGTGACAAGGGGCAGCTTGGCCATGGAACCACAGCCACCATTTGCTCGCCACAACCTGTTGATGGCTTACCAACCGGATCCTTCCTTATATCTCTTGATTGTGGATTGTTCCACACAACTGTAGTCTCCTCTGATGGAGAGGTATGGTGCTGGGGAATGGAGAGAGGTCTTGGGCTGTGCCCAGATGCTAGCTACTCAGGGGTTGATGCAGGGGATGCTCTATCTCCGATAAGAGTTCAGTCTCCTGAAACAAATGGGTTTAATTTTCTTGGTCCAGTGCAGATCGCCTGTGGAGCTGCCCACACTGTTCTTGTTGCTGGTGATGGGTATAGGATGTGGGCATGGGGCAGAGGCCGCAGTGGTGTGCTTGGGAGAGGCCAGACTGCTGACAGCTACATACCATGTGTTGTGATGTGGCCTCCTCTTGGCGAGAACTTCCAGGAGATTCATGAGGACCGAACAGAGGCATCAACGTCAAGAGTGACTGATCGCACTAGCACTGAGTTGGAGCAGAAGCTATCTGCTGCCACAGAGGAGTTACAGTTCCTAAGGTCAAAACTGACACTCATGGAGAGATATGCCAACATACTCCACATCTCAATCTTCCGTAAGCCGCTTGATGAACGTACGCTACCGCGTTCACTTCAGGAATCTCCCGTCTTTGATATCAGAAAGGAATTTGAGAATATATTGGATGCAGCAGACACTGATGAACTCAATCGTTTGGAGATCTTCTACCGCAGCATGCTTTCTGGCGTGAAAGACAAGCTTCTGAAGCGAAGAGTCCAAGAGATGGTCCAACAATGCATTATCTCACTCTCAGCAGGGAGGCAAACCCCTCAAGATCAGTGA